In one window of Brassica rapa cultivar Chiifu-401-42 chromosome A07, CAAS_Brap_v3.01, whole genome shotgun sequence DNA:
- the LOC103831647 gene encoding UDP-glucose:glycoprotein glucosyltransferase isoform X2, whose protein sequence is MGTNLRSVIYVFLLLFVVVFTVNAQNRRPKNVQVAVKAKWQGTPLLLEAGELISKESKQLFWEFNEAWLDSDGDSDCKSARDCLLKISTQASTLLAKPVASLFQFSLTLRSASPRVVLYRQLADESLSSFPHGDDPSASHCCWVDTGSSLFYDVADLLPWLASTATAGDAAQGPELFDFDHVHFDSKAGTPVAVLYGAVGTGCFREFHLSLSQAAKEGKVTYVVRPVLPSGCESKTRPCGAIGARDNVSLAGYGVELALKNMEYKAMDDSAIKKGITLEDPRTEDLSQDVRGFIFSKILDRKPELRSEVMAFRDYLLSSTVSDTLDVWELKDLGHQTAQRIVHASDPLQSMQEINQNFPSVVSSLSRMKLNESIKDEILSNQRMVPPGKALLALNGALLNIEDMDLYMLMDLAHQELSLANQFSKLKIPDGAIRKLLLTTPLPEPDSYRVDFRSEHVNYLNNLEEDDMYKRWRSNLNEILMPAFPGQLRYIRKNLFHAVYVIDPATVCGLESIDTLRSLYENQVPVRFGVILYSTQLIKNIEDNGGQIQSYDAETNAQVKEDISTMIIRLFLYIKEHHGIQTAFQFLGNVNRLRTESADSSEEDIEQQHVDGAFVETILPKVKSPPQEILLKLQQEHTLKEASEASSMFVFKLGLAKLKCSFLMNGLVFDSVEEETLLNAMNDELPKIQEQVYYGQIESRTNVLDKLLSESGLSRYNPQIIGGGKNKPRYVSLASSTKSGESMLDDVNYLHSSESSDDVKYVTHLLAVDVTTKKGMKLLHEGVRYLIGGSKSARLGVLFSSSPNVDPYSLLFIKFFEITASSFSHKEKALHFLDKLCSFYEREYLFKTSVESGSSQMPIDKVLELAEEYGLSSKAYRSRLVESLDEELRKRMMKVAQFLSWEVGLESDANAIISNGRVIFPVDERTFMGHDLHLLESMEFNQRVKPVQEIIEGIEWQGVDPDLLTSKYFSDVFMLVSSAMATRDRSSESARFEVLSSEYSAVLLGDENATIHIDAVIDPLSPTGQKLASLLQVLQKHVQTSMRIVLNPMSSLVDIPLKNYYRYVLPNTDDYSSTNFDVDGPKAFFANMPLSKTLTMNLDVPEPWLVEPVIAIHDLDNILLENLGDTTTLQGVFEVESLVLTGHCSEKDHEAPRGLQLILGTKNRPHLVDTLVMANLGYWQMKVSPGVWYLQLAPGRSSELYVLKGGNDGSQDQSSLKRITIDDLRGKVVHLEVVKKKGKEHEKLLVPTDGDDGVQQNNERGSWNSNFLKWASGFVGGRQQSMKEVAKKENEKGGRHGKTINIFSIASGHLYERFLKIMILSVLKNTNRPVKFWFIKNYLSPQFKDVIPHMAQEYNFEYELITYKWPSWLHKQKEKQRIIWAYKILFLDVIFPLSLEKVIFVDADQIIRTDMGELYDMDIKGRPLAYTPFCDNNKEMDGYRFWRQGFWREHLRGRPYHISALYVVDLVKFRETAAGDNLRVFYETLSKDPNSLSNLDQDLPNYAQHTVPIFSLPQEWLWCESWCGNATKSKARTIDLCNNPMTKEPKLQGARRIVTEWPDLDLEARKFTAKILGEDIELNEPVAAAATDEPNPPPSSDISEDSEQDLESKDEL, encoded by the exons ATGGGGACCAATCTGAGATCCGTGATCTATGTATTTCTTCTCCTCTTCGTCGTCGTCTTCACCGTCAACGCTCAAAATCGGAGACCTAAGAACGTTCAGGTGGCAGTTAAAGCTAAGTGGCAGGGTACTCCTCTTCTCCTCGAGGCTGG AGAGTTGATTTCGAAAGAATCGAAGCAGCTTTTCTGGGAGTTCAACGAAGCTTGGCTTGATTCCGATGGTGACTCCGATTGTAAATCGGCTAGAGATTGTCTCCTCAAGATATCTACACAGGCCTCTACCTTATTGGCTAAGCCCGTGGCTTCTCTGTTTCAATTCTCACTTACTCTGAGATCCGCGTCGCCCCGGGTTGTGCTCTACCGTCAATTGGCGGATGAGTCTCTCTCTTCCTTCCCTCACGGAGATGATCCGTCAGCGAGTCACTGCTGTTGGGTTGATACTGGCTCTTCACTCTTTTACGATGTTGCGGATCTCCTCCCCTGGCTCGCTTCTACTGCTAC TGCTGGAGACGCTGCTCAAGGGCCTGAGCTCTTCGACTTTGATCACGTTCATTTTGATTCGAAAGCTGGAACTCCAGTTGCTGTTCTATACGGGGCTGTTGGGACTGGTTGCTTTAGGGAATTTCACCTCTCGCTTTCTCAAGCAGCTAAGGAG GGGAAAGTTACATATGTTGTTAGACCAGTATTACCTTCTGGCTGTGAAAGCAAAACGAGGCCCTGTGGTGCTATTGGGGCAAGGGATAATGTTAGCTTAGCTGGTTATGGTGTGGAGCTTGCTTTGAAGAACATGGAGTACAAGGCAATGGATGATAGTGCTATAAAGAAAG GTATCACTCTTGAAGATCCAAGGACTGAAGATCTTAGTCAAGATGTTAGGGGTTTTATATTCTCTAAAATCCTG GACAGGAAACCCGAGCTAAGATCAGAAGTCATGGCTTTTAGGGATTATCTCCTATCATCAACTGTATCAGATACGCTTGATGTTTGGGAGCTCAAAG ATTTAGGACACCAAACAGCCCAGCGAATAGTCCATGCCTCTGATCCTTTGCAATCTATGCAAGAAATCAATCAAAACTTTCCAAGCGTTGTTTCTTCATTATCTCGCATGAAG CTCAATGAATCAATCAAAGATGAGATACTTTCAAACCAGAGAATGGTTCCCCCTGGCAAGGCTTTGTTGGCTCTGAATGGTGCCCTGTTAAACATTGAAGATATGGACCTATACAT GTTGATGGATTTGGCTCATCAGGAGTTGTCCCTGGCCAACCAGTTTTCAAAGCTTAAG ATACCTGATGGAGCCATAAGGAAACTTTTACTAACTACCCCTCTCCCGGAGCCGGATTCATATCGGGTTGATTTCCGTTCTGAGCATGTTAATTATCTCAACAATCTGGAGGAGGATGATATGTACAAGCGCTGGCGGAGTAATCTTAACGAG ATTTTGATGCCTGCCTTCCCTGGGCAACTACGTTACATCCGAAAGAACCTATTCCATGCAGTTTACGTCATTGATCCAGCCACTGTCTGCGGTCTTGAG TCCATTGACACACTAAGATCTTTATACGAAAATCAAGTCCCTGTGAGATTTGGGGTGATATTATATTCCACTCAACTAATCAAGAATATCGAGGATAATGGTGGTCAAATCCAGTCTTATGATGCAGAGACAAATGCCCAAGTTAAAGAGGACATATCCACTATG ATCATACGTCTTTTTCTGTACATCAAGGAGCACCATGGGATTCAAACAGCTTTTCAGTTTTTGGGAAAT GTAAACAGATTAAGGACTGAATCTGCTGATTCTTCCGAAGAGGACATTGAGCAGCAGCATGTCGATGGAGCATTTGTTGAGACAATTTT ACCAAAAGTTAAATCACCACCTCAAGAGATATTGCTGAAACTACAGCAAGAGCACACTTTGAAGGAGGCATCTGAAGCAAGCTCCATGTTTGTATTTAAGCTGGGTCTGGCGAAACTGAAGTGTTCATTTTTGATGAATGGCCTCGTCTTCGATTCTGTTGAG GAAGAAACTCTTTTAAATGCAATGAATGATGAGCTTCCCAAGATACAAGAACAAGTTTATTACGGCCAGATAGAATCCCGTACTAATGTTTTGGACAAACTGCTTTCGGAAAGTGGTCTTAGCCGGTATAATCCACAG ATTATTGGCGGAGGAAAAAACAAACCCAGATATGTGTCACTGGCTTCATCTACCAAGAGTGGGGAATCTATGCTGGATGATGTTAACTACTTGCATTCTTCTGAAT CTTCCGACGATGTGAAGTATGTGACTCATCTCCTTGCTGTTGATGTCACCACGAAGAAAGGAATGAAATTGTTACATGAGGGAGTCCGTTACCTG ATTGGAGGTTCCAAAAGTGCTCGACTTGGAGTCTTATTTAGTAGCAGCCCGAATGTTGACCCATATAGCCTTCTCTTTATAAAGTTCTTTGAAATAACTGCATCATCATTTAG TCATAAGGAAAAGGCCCTGCATTTCTTGGATAAACTATGCTCGTTTTACGAGCGTGAATATCTGTTTAAAACATCAGTGGAGTCAGGTAGCTCTCAGATGCCAATTGATAAAGTCCTTGAGCTTGCTGAGGAGTATGGGTTATCTTCTAAGGCGTACCGATCTCGTCTCGTAGAATCTTTGGATGAGGAATTACGTAAGCGTATGATGAAG GTCGCCCAATTTTTGTCTTGGGAAGTTGGGCTTGAATCTGATGCAAATGCAATCATTTCAAATGGAAGG GTGATTTTTCCTGTGGATGAGAGGACATTTATGGGTCATGATTTGCACCTTCTCGAGTCGATGGAGTTCAATCAGAGAGTAAAGCCTGTTCAAGAAATTATTGAAGGCATTGAATGGCAGGGTGTGGATCCTGATTTACTGACTAG TAAATATTTTAGCGATGTTTTCATGCTTGTGTCATCTGCAATGGCAACACGGGACCGTAGTTCTGAAAGTGCACGTTTTGAGGTTTTGAGTTCGGAATACAG TGCGGTTCTGCTGGGAGATGAAAATGCAACTATACACATTGATGCTGTTATCGACCCTCTAAGCCCCACTGGTCAAAAATTAGCATCACTTCTTCAAGTTTTACAGAAACATGTTCAGACAAGCATGAGGATTGTTCTGAATCCCATG AGTTCCCTTGTGGACATTCCTCTGAAGAATTACTACAGATATGTGTTACCCAATACG GACGACTACAGCAGTACAAACTTTGATGTGGATGGGCCTAAGGCATTTTTTGCAAATATGCCATTGTCCAAGACACTTACCATGAATCTTGACGTTCCAGAGCCATGGCTTGTCGAACCAGTAATTGCCAT TCACGATCTGGACAATATTTTGCTTGAGAACCTGGGAGATACCACTACGCTACAGGGGGTTTTCGAGGTTGAATCTCTTGTTCTCACAG GTCATTGCTCGGAAAAGGATCATGAAGCTCCTCGTGGTCTTCAGCTCATTTTGGGAACCAAAAATAGACCGCATTTGGTTGATACTCTTGTAATGGCTAATTTAGGTTACTGGCAGATGAAAGTATCCCCGGGGGTTTGGTATTTGCAACTTGCTCCGGGTAGAAGCTCTGAGTTATACGTTTTGAAAGGAGGTAATGATGGGAGTCAAGACCAATCCTCGTTGAAACGGATTACCATCGATGATCTGCGTGGAAAAGTTGTTCATTTAGAAGTAGTTAAGAAAAAGGGTAAGGAGCATGAAAAGCTTCTAGTTCCTACAGACGGTGATGATGGTGTGCAGCAAAACAACGAA CGGGGAAGCTGGAACTCAAATTTCTTAAAATGGGCGTCTGGGTTTGTTGGTGGTCGTCAACAATCGATGAAGGAAGTTGCCAAAAAA GAGAACGAGAAGGGTGGGCGACATGGTAAAACGATAAATATATTCTCCATCGCTTCAGGCCATTT ATATGAGCGTTTCCTTAAGATCATGATTCTCAGTGTCCTGAAGAACACCAACCGTCCTGTAAAATTCTGGTTTATAAAGAATTATCTTTCTCCTCAATTTAAG GATGTGATTCCACATATGGCACAAGAATATAACTTTGAGTATGAGCTGATTACGTACAAGTGGCCTTCCTGGTTGCATAAACAGAAGGAAAAGCAACGAATTATTTGGGCCTACAAAATACTTTTCCTTGATGTTATTTTTCCTCTCTCACTGGAGAAG GTTATATTTGTCGACGCAGATCAAATTATAAGGACAGACATGGGCGAACTGTACGATATGGATATAAAAGGAAGGCCTCTCGCGTATACTCCTTTCTGTGACAACAATAAGGAAATGGATGGCTATCGGTTTTGGAGACAG GGTTTCTGGAGAGAACATTTACGTGGTAGGCCATACCATATCAG TGCTCTGTACGTTGTTGACTTGGTTAAATTCCGAGAGACGGCAGCAGGAGATAATCTAAGAGTATTCTATGAGACGCTTAGCAAGGATCCAAACAGTTTGTCCAATCTAGATCAG GATCTTCCTAATTATGCTCAGCACACTGTTCCTATATTTTCACTTCCCCAAGAGTGGTTGTGGTGTGAATCATGGTGTGGCAACGCCACAAAATCCAAGGCCAGAACCATCGATCTATGCAATAATCCCATGACAAAGGAACCAAAGCTTCAG GGTGCCAGAAGAATTGTAACTGAATGGCCCGATCTTGATCTCGAGGCCCGAAAGTTCACAGCAAAAATCTTGGGTGAAGATATTGAACTCAACGAGCCAGTAGCTGCTGCTGCTACAGACGAGCCTAATCCTCCTCCATCAAGCGACATCTCTGAAGATTCAGAACAAGACTTGGAATCTAAGGATGAACTTTAA
- the LOC103831647 gene encoding UDP-glucose:glycoprotein glucosyltransferase isoform X1, with protein MGTNLRSVIYVFLLLFVVVFTVNAQNRRPKNVQVAVKAKWQGTPLLLEAGELISKESKQLFWEFNEAWLDSDGDSDCKSARDCLLKISTQASTLLAKPVASLFQFSLTLRSASPRVVLYRQLADESLSSFPHGDDPSASHCCWVDTGSSLFYDVADLLPWLASTATAGDAAQGPELFDFDHVHFDSKAGTPVAVLYGAVGTGCFREFHLSLSQAAKEGKVTYVVRPVLPSGCESKTRPCGAIGARDNVSLAGYGVELALKNMEYKAMDDSAIKKVSGITLEDPRTEDLSQDVRGFIFSKILDRKPELRSEVMAFRDYLLSSTVSDTLDVWELKDLGHQTAQRIVHASDPLQSMQEINQNFPSVVSSLSRMKLNESIKDEILSNQRMVPPGKALLALNGALLNIEDMDLYMLMDLAHQELSLANQFSKLKIPDGAIRKLLLTTPLPEPDSYRVDFRSEHVNYLNNLEEDDMYKRWRSNLNEILMPAFPGQLRYIRKNLFHAVYVIDPATVCGLESIDTLRSLYENQVPVRFGVILYSTQLIKNIEDNGGQIQSYDAETNAQVKEDISTMIIRLFLYIKEHHGIQTAFQFLGNVNRLRTESADSSEEDIEQQHVDGAFVETILPKVKSPPQEILLKLQQEHTLKEASEASSMFVFKLGLAKLKCSFLMNGLVFDSVEEETLLNAMNDELPKIQEQVYYGQIESRTNVLDKLLSESGLSRYNPQIIGGGKNKPRYVSLASSTKSGESMLDDVNYLHSSESSDDVKYVTHLLAVDVTTKKGMKLLHEGVRYLIGGSKSARLGVLFSSSPNVDPYSLLFIKFFEITASSFSHKEKALHFLDKLCSFYEREYLFKTSVESGSSQMPIDKVLELAEEYGLSSKAYRSRLVESLDEELRKRMMKVAQFLSWEVGLESDANAIISNGRVIFPVDERTFMGHDLHLLESMEFNQRVKPVQEIIEGIEWQGVDPDLLTSKYFSDVFMLVSSAMATRDRSSESARFEVLSSEYSAVLLGDENATIHIDAVIDPLSPTGQKLASLLQVLQKHVQTSMRIVLNPMSSLVDIPLKNYYRYVLPNTDDYSSTNFDVDGPKAFFANMPLSKTLTMNLDVPEPWLVEPVIAIHDLDNILLENLGDTTTLQGVFEVESLVLTGHCSEKDHEAPRGLQLILGTKNRPHLVDTLVMANLGYWQMKVSPGVWYLQLAPGRSSELYVLKGGNDGSQDQSSLKRITIDDLRGKVVHLEVVKKKGKEHEKLLVPTDGDDGVQQNNERGSWNSNFLKWASGFVGGRQQSMKEVAKKENEKGGRHGKTINIFSIASGHLYERFLKIMILSVLKNTNRPVKFWFIKNYLSPQFKDVIPHMAQEYNFEYELITYKWPSWLHKQKEKQRIIWAYKILFLDVIFPLSLEKVIFVDADQIIRTDMGELYDMDIKGRPLAYTPFCDNNKEMDGYRFWRQGFWREHLRGRPYHISALYVVDLVKFRETAAGDNLRVFYETLSKDPNSLSNLDQDLPNYAQHTVPIFSLPQEWLWCESWCGNATKSKARTIDLCNNPMTKEPKLQGARRIVTEWPDLDLEARKFTAKILGEDIELNEPVAAAATDEPNPPPSSDISEDSEQDLESKDEL; from the exons ATGGGGACCAATCTGAGATCCGTGATCTATGTATTTCTTCTCCTCTTCGTCGTCGTCTTCACCGTCAACGCTCAAAATCGGAGACCTAAGAACGTTCAGGTGGCAGTTAAAGCTAAGTGGCAGGGTACTCCTCTTCTCCTCGAGGCTGG AGAGTTGATTTCGAAAGAATCGAAGCAGCTTTTCTGGGAGTTCAACGAAGCTTGGCTTGATTCCGATGGTGACTCCGATTGTAAATCGGCTAGAGATTGTCTCCTCAAGATATCTACACAGGCCTCTACCTTATTGGCTAAGCCCGTGGCTTCTCTGTTTCAATTCTCACTTACTCTGAGATCCGCGTCGCCCCGGGTTGTGCTCTACCGTCAATTGGCGGATGAGTCTCTCTCTTCCTTCCCTCACGGAGATGATCCGTCAGCGAGTCACTGCTGTTGGGTTGATACTGGCTCTTCACTCTTTTACGATGTTGCGGATCTCCTCCCCTGGCTCGCTTCTACTGCTAC TGCTGGAGACGCTGCTCAAGGGCCTGAGCTCTTCGACTTTGATCACGTTCATTTTGATTCGAAAGCTGGAACTCCAGTTGCTGTTCTATACGGGGCTGTTGGGACTGGTTGCTTTAGGGAATTTCACCTCTCGCTTTCTCAAGCAGCTAAGGAG GGGAAAGTTACATATGTTGTTAGACCAGTATTACCTTCTGGCTGTGAAAGCAAAACGAGGCCCTGTGGTGCTATTGGGGCAAGGGATAATGTTAGCTTAGCTGGTTATGGTGTGGAGCTTGCTTTGAAGAACATGGAGTACAAGGCAATGGATGATAGTGCTATAAAGAAAG TTTCAGGTATCACTCTTGAAGATCCAAGGACTGAAGATCTTAGTCAAGATGTTAGGGGTTTTATATTCTCTAAAATCCTG GACAGGAAACCCGAGCTAAGATCAGAAGTCATGGCTTTTAGGGATTATCTCCTATCATCAACTGTATCAGATACGCTTGATGTTTGGGAGCTCAAAG ATTTAGGACACCAAACAGCCCAGCGAATAGTCCATGCCTCTGATCCTTTGCAATCTATGCAAGAAATCAATCAAAACTTTCCAAGCGTTGTTTCTTCATTATCTCGCATGAAG CTCAATGAATCAATCAAAGATGAGATACTTTCAAACCAGAGAATGGTTCCCCCTGGCAAGGCTTTGTTGGCTCTGAATGGTGCCCTGTTAAACATTGAAGATATGGACCTATACAT GTTGATGGATTTGGCTCATCAGGAGTTGTCCCTGGCCAACCAGTTTTCAAAGCTTAAG ATACCTGATGGAGCCATAAGGAAACTTTTACTAACTACCCCTCTCCCGGAGCCGGATTCATATCGGGTTGATTTCCGTTCTGAGCATGTTAATTATCTCAACAATCTGGAGGAGGATGATATGTACAAGCGCTGGCGGAGTAATCTTAACGAG ATTTTGATGCCTGCCTTCCCTGGGCAACTACGTTACATCCGAAAGAACCTATTCCATGCAGTTTACGTCATTGATCCAGCCACTGTCTGCGGTCTTGAG TCCATTGACACACTAAGATCTTTATACGAAAATCAAGTCCCTGTGAGATTTGGGGTGATATTATATTCCACTCAACTAATCAAGAATATCGAGGATAATGGTGGTCAAATCCAGTCTTATGATGCAGAGACAAATGCCCAAGTTAAAGAGGACATATCCACTATG ATCATACGTCTTTTTCTGTACATCAAGGAGCACCATGGGATTCAAACAGCTTTTCAGTTTTTGGGAAAT GTAAACAGATTAAGGACTGAATCTGCTGATTCTTCCGAAGAGGACATTGAGCAGCAGCATGTCGATGGAGCATTTGTTGAGACAATTTT ACCAAAAGTTAAATCACCACCTCAAGAGATATTGCTGAAACTACAGCAAGAGCACACTTTGAAGGAGGCATCTGAAGCAAGCTCCATGTTTGTATTTAAGCTGGGTCTGGCGAAACTGAAGTGTTCATTTTTGATGAATGGCCTCGTCTTCGATTCTGTTGAG GAAGAAACTCTTTTAAATGCAATGAATGATGAGCTTCCCAAGATACAAGAACAAGTTTATTACGGCCAGATAGAATCCCGTACTAATGTTTTGGACAAACTGCTTTCGGAAAGTGGTCTTAGCCGGTATAATCCACAG ATTATTGGCGGAGGAAAAAACAAACCCAGATATGTGTCACTGGCTTCATCTACCAAGAGTGGGGAATCTATGCTGGATGATGTTAACTACTTGCATTCTTCTGAAT CTTCCGACGATGTGAAGTATGTGACTCATCTCCTTGCTGTTGATGTCACCACGAAGAAAGGAATGAAATTGTTACATGAGGGAGTCCGTTACCTG ATTGGAGGTTCCAAAAGTGCTCGACTTGGAGTCTTATTTAGTAGCAGCCCGAATGTTGACCCATATAGCCTTCTCTTTATAAAGTTCTTTGAAATAACTGCATCATCATTTAG TCATAAGGAAAAGGCCCTGCATTTCTTGGATAAACTATGCTCGTTTTACGAGCGTGAATATCTGTTTAAAACATCAGTGGAGTCAGGTAGCTCTCAGATGCCAATTGATAAAGTCCTTGAGCTTGCTGAGGAGTATGGGTTATCTTCTAAGGCGTACCGATCTCGTCTCGTAGAATCTTTGGATGAGGAATTACGTAAGCGTATGATGAAG GTCGCCCAATTTTTGTCTTGGGAAGTTGGGCTTGAATCTGATGCAAATGCAATCATTTCAAATGGAAGG GTGATTTTTCCTGTGGATGAGAGGACATTTATGGGTCATGATTTGCACCTTCTCGAGTCGATGGAGTTCAATCAGAGAGTAAAGCCTGTTCAAGAAATTATTGAAGGCATTGAATGGCAGGGTGTGGATCCTGATTTACTGACTAG TAAATATTTTAGCGATGTTTTCATGCTTGTGTCATCTGCAATGGCAACACGGGACCGTAGTTCTGAAAGTGCACGTTTTGAGGTTTTGAGTTCGGAATACAG TGCGGTTCTGCTGGGAGATGAAAATGCAACTATACACATTGATGCTGTTATCGACCCTCTAAGCCCCACTGGTCAAAAATTAGCATCACTTCTTCAAGTTTTACAGAAACATGTTCAGACAAGCATGAGGATTGTTCTGAATCCCATG AGTTCCCTTGTGGACATTCCTCTGAAGAATTACTACAGATATGTGTTACCCAATACG GACGACTACAGCAGTACAAACTTTGATGTGGATGGGCCTAAGGCATTTTTTGCAAATATGCCATTGTCCAAGACACTTACCATGAATCTTGACGTTCCAGAGCCATGGCTTGTCGAACCAGTAATTGCCAT TCACGATCTGGACAATATTTTGCTTGAGAACCTGGGAGATACCACTACGCTACAGGGGGTTTTCGAGGTTGAATCTCTTGTTCTCACAG GTCATTGCTCGGAAAAGGATCATGAAGCTCCTCGTGGTCTTCAGCTCATTTTGGGAACCAAAAATAGACCGCATTTGGTTGATACTCTTGTAATGGCTAATTTAGGTTACTGGCAGATGAAAGTATCCCCGGGGGTTTGGTATTTGCAACTTGCTCCGGGTAGAAGCTCTGAGTTATACGTTTTGAAAGGAGGTAATGATGGGAGTCAAGACCAATCCTCGTTGAAACGGATTACCATCGATGATCTGCGTGGAAAAGTTGTTCATTTAGAAGTAGTTAAGAAAAAGGGTAAGGAGCATGAAAAGCTTCTAGTTCCTACAGACGGTGATGATGGTGTGCAGCAAAACAACGAA CGGGGAAGCTGGAACTCAAATTTCTTAAAATGGGCGTCTGGGTTTGTTGGTGGTCGTCAACAATCGATGAAGGAAGTTGCCAAAAAA GAGAACGAGAAGGGTGGGCGACATGGTAAAACGATAAATATATTCTCCATCGCTTCAGGCCATTT ATATGAGCGTTTCCTTAAGATCATGATTCTCAGTGTCCTGAAGAACACCAACCGTCCTGTAAAATTCTGGTTTATAAAGAATTATCTTTCTCCTCAATTTAAG GATGTGATTCCACATATGGCACAAGAATATAACTTTGAGTATGAGCTGATTACGTACAAGTGGCCTTCCTGGTTGCATAAACAGAAGGAAAAGCAACGAATTATTTGGGCCTACAAAATACTTTTCCTTGATGTTATTTTTCCTCTCTCACTGGAGAAG GTTATATTTGTCGACGCAGATCAAATTATAAGGACAGACATGGGCGAACTGTACGATATGGATATAAAAGGAAGGCCTCTCGCGTATACTCCTTTCTGTGACAACAATAAGGAAATGGATGGCTATCGGTTTTGGAGACAG GGTTTCTGGAGAGAACATTTACGTGGTAGGCCATACCATATCAG TGCTCTGTACGTTGTTGACTTGGTTAAATTCCGAGAGACGGCAGCAGGAGATAATCTAAGAGTATTCTATGAGACGCTTAGCAAGGATCCAAACAGTTTGTCCAATCTAGATCAG GATCTTCCTAATTATGCTCAGCACACTGTTCCTATATTTTCACTTCCCCAAGAGTGGTTGTGGTGTGAATCATGGTGTGGCAACGCCACAAAATCCAAGGCCAGAACCATCGATCTATGCAATAATCCCATGACAAAGGAACCAAAGCTTCAG GGTGCCAGAAGAATTGTAACTGAATGGCCCGATCTTGATCTCGAGGCCCGAAAGTTCACAGCAAAAATCTTGGGTGAAGATATTGAACTCAACGAGCCAGTAGCTGCTGCTGCTACAGACGAGCCTAATCCTCCTCCATCAAGCGACATCTCTGAAGATTCAGAACAAGACTTGGAATCTAAGGATGAACTTTAA